From one Geoalkalibacter halelectricus genomic stretch:
- the rpoC gene encoding DNA-directed RNA polymerase subunit beta' yields MEDIFSLFESPKDPLSFNAIRLSVSSPDKIRERSFGEVKKPETINYRTFKPERDGLFCAKIFGPTKDYECNCGKYKRMKHRGIVCEKCGVEVIPSKVRRERLGHIDLACPVAHIWFLKSLPSRIGTLLDMTLKELEKVLYFEAYVVLDGGDTGLQAGQLLTEDKYREAMEEFAGQFSASMGAEGIRELLSGLDLESLSVDLRQEMREAASEAKRKKTAKRLKVVEAFRASGNRPEWMILETIPVLPPELRPLVPLDGGRFATSDLNDLYRRVINRNNRLKRLIELRAPEVIIRNEKRMLQESVDALFDNGRRGRAITGPNKRPLKSLSDMLKGKGGRFRQNLLGKRVDYSGRSVIVVGPELKMHQCGLPKKMALELFKPFIYNKLEERGYCTTIKSAKKLVEKEKPEVWDVLDEVIKEHPVMLNRAPTLHRLGIQAFEPVLIEGKAIQLHPLVCTAFNADFDGDQMAVHLPLSIESQLEARVLMMSTNNILSPANGKPIIVPSQDMVLGLYYMTRERAFAKGEGRLFSNPEEVRIAYDAGEADLQARIKVKLALYPGESPRMVETTVGRVLLHEIVPPAIGFEAINRVFGKKQVGELIDICFRVCGNKDTVILADRLKETGYRFSTHAGISICLDDMVIPAAKEERIGKAVEEVKEIQQQYTEGLITDGERYNKVIDIWAKCTEDIAQTMLTNLSVDVLTSEEGETVKVPSFNAIHMMADSGARGSAQQIRQLAGMRGLMAKPSGEIIETPITANFREGLTVLQYFISTHGARKGLADTALKTANSGYLTRRLVDVAQDAIITEEDCGTMDGISIASLTEGGEIIEPLGDRILGRVALEDVLDPMTGEVLVEANREIDESLVEKVEASGLERIKIRSVLTCQSRRGICALCYGRDLARGHMVNLGEAIGVIAAQSIGEPGTQLTMRTFHVGGTASRRAEQTTLEARFEGTLRYIKLSTVVDEQGHHVVMNRNGEIAVVDETGRERERYGVVYGAKLPIADGGEVKPGSLLAEWDPYTIPVLTEIGGRVRFGDLIEGVTMEEQLDEVTGLSRKVVIESKDPDKRPRITLKDESGKTIKLPNGAPARYMLPVGANITVSDDALAKAGGVLAKIPRETTKTKDITGGLPRVAELFEARKPKEFAVIAEIDGIVSFGKDSKGKRKVIVTPEFGEPKEYLIPKGKHISVHEGDHVRAGELLMDGSSNPHDILRVLGEKELAKYLVDEVQEVYRLQGVKINDKHIETIVRQMLKRIRIKEVGDTKFLLDDQVDRYEFEEENNRALAEGKQPAVGEPLMLGITKASLSTESFISAASFQETTKVLTQAAIEGKIDFLRGLKENVIMGRLIPAGTGVSKYRAAKLLIEEPVEVEQPFDLDDVDESGEEEILGE; encoded by the coding sequence TTGGAAGATATCTTCAGCCTTTTTGAAAGCCCGAAGGACCCCTTGAGCTTCAATGCCATTCGACTCTCGGTGTCATCGCCGGATAAGATTCGGGAGCGCTCCTTCGGTGAAGTCAAAAAGCCCGAAACGATAAATTACCGCACCTTCAAGCCCGAGCGCGACGGACTGTTCTGCGCCAAGATCTTCGGGCCGACCAAGGACTACGAGTGCAACTGCGGTAAATACAAGCGCATGAAGCACCGCGGCATTGTCTGCGAGAAATGCGGCGTCGAGGTCATTCCCAGCAAGGTGCGCCGCGAGCGTCTCGGGCATATCGACCTGGCCTGCCCCGTGGCCCACATCTGGTTTTTGAAGTCTCTGCCTTCGCGCATCGGAACCCTGCTTGACATGACTCTCAAGGAGTTGGAGAAGGTTCTGTATTTCGAGGCCTACGTGGTTCTCGACGGTGGGGATACCGGACTGCAGGCCGGGCAATTGCTGACCGAGGACAAATATCGTGAGGCAATGGAGGAATTCGCCGGGCAGTTTTCCGCCAGCATGGGCGCCGAGGGCATTCGCGAACTGCTCAGCGGGCTTGACCTTGAGAGCCTGTCCGTGGATTTGCGCCAAGAAATGCGTGAGGCGGCGAGCGAAGCCAAGCGCAAGAAAACGGCCAAGCGTCTCAAGGTGGTAGAGGCCTTTCGCGCCAGCGGCAATCGGCCCGAGTGGATGATCCTGGAAACCATTCCGGTGCTGCCGCCGGAGTTGCGGCCTCTGGTTCCCCTGGATGGCGGACGCTTCGCCACCTCGGACCTCAACGACCTCTATCGCCGCGTGATTAACCGCAACAACCGGCTCAAGCGGCTTATTGAACTGCGCGCGCCGGAAGTCATCATTCGCAATGAAAAGCGCATGCTGCAGGAATCGGTCGATGCGCTGTTCGACAACGGCCGTCGTGGGCGTGCCATCACCGGACCCAACAAGCGGCCGCTGAAATCGCTCTCCGACATGCTCAAGGGCAAGGGTGGACGCTTCCGCCAGAATCTGCTCGGCAAGCGCGTGGACTACTCGGGGCGCTCGGTCATTGTCGTCGGCCCCGAGCTCAAGATGCACCAGTGCGGCCTGCCGAAGAAGATGGCCCTGGAACTCTTCAAGCCCTTCATCTACAACAAGCTTGAGGAGCGCGGCTACTGCACCACCATCAAGAGCGCCAAAAAGCTGGTCGAGAAGGAAAAACCCGAGGTCTGGGACGTGCTCGATGAGGTGATCAAGGAACATCCGGTCATGCTCAACCGTGCGCCGACCCTCCATCGTCTCGGCATTCAGGCCTTTGAGCCGGTGCTTATCGAAGGAAAGGCCATCCAGTTGCATCCTTTGGTGTGTACCGCGTTCAACGCCGACTTCGACGGCGACCAGATGGCCGTGCATCTGCCCCTTTCCATCGAGAGTCAGCTCGAAGCGCGGGTGCTGATGATGTCGACCAACAACATTCTCTCGCCGGCCAACGGCAAGCCGATCATCGTTCCCTCCCAGGACATGGTTTTGGGACTTTACTACATGACCCGCGAGCGCGCCTTCGCCAAGGGCGAGGGGCGCCTGTTCAGCAATCCCGAAGAAGTGCGCATCGCCTATGATGCCGGCGAAGCCGACCTGCAGGCGCGCATCAAGGTCAAGCTGGCGCTGTACCCCGGCGAATCGCCGCGGATGGTCGAGACCACCGTCGGGCGGGTGCTCTTGCATGAAATCGTGCCCCCCGCCATCGGTTTTGAAGCGATCAACCGGGTCTTCGGCAAGAAGCAAGTCGGCGAACTCATCGATATCTGCTTTCGTGTCTGCGGCAACAAGGACACGGTCATTCTCGCCGACCGCCTCAAGGAAACCGGGTATCGCTTCTCCACTCATGCCGGTATTTCCATCTGCCTGGATGACATGGTCATTCCCGCAGCCAAGGAAGAGCGCATCGGCAAGGCGGTCGAGGAGGTCAAGGAAATTCAGCAGCAGTATACCGAAGGTCTCATTACCGACGGGGAGCGCTACAACAAAGTCATCGATATCTGGGCCAAGTGCACCGAGGATATCGCCCAGACCATGCTCACCAATCTCTCCGTGGATGTCCTGACGTCCGAGGAGGGTGAAACCGTCAAGGTGCCGTCCTTCAACGCCATTCACATGATGGCTGACTCCGGTGCCCGCGGCAGCGCCCAGCAGATTCGGCAGTTGGCCGGGATGCGTGGCCTGATGGCCAAGCCATCCGGGGAGATTATCGAAACGCCGATTACCGCCAACTTCCGCGAAGGCCTTACGGTTCTGCAGTACTTCATCTCGACCCACGGGGCGCGCAAGGGCCTCGCCGATACGGCGCTCAAAACCGCCAACTCGGGGTACCTGACCCGCCGCCTGGTCGATGTCGCTCAGGATGCCATCATCACCGAGGAAGATTGCGGGACGATGGATGGTATTTCCATCGCATCGCTGACCGAGGGCGGTGAGATCATCGAGCCCTTGGGCGACCGCATTCTGGGCCGCGTTGCCCTTGAGGATGTGCTTGATCCCATGACCGGAGAAGTGCTGGTCGAGGCGAATCGGGAAATCGATGAGAGCCTGGTGGAAAAGGTCGAGGCGTCCGGACTGGAGAGGATCAAGATCCGCTCGGTGCTCACCTGTCAGAGCCGGCGGGGTATTTGCGCCCTGTGTTATGGGCGTGATTTGGCCCGCGGCCACATGGTCAATCTCGGTGAAGCCATCGGGGTCATCGCTGCGCAGTCCATCGGCGAACCCGGCACCCAGCTCACCATGCGGACCTTCCACGTCGGTGGGACGGCCTCGCGCCGCGCCGAGCAGACGACCCTTGAAGCACGCTTCGAGGGTACCCTGCGCTACATTAAGCTCAGCACCGTCGTCGACGAGCAGGGGCACCACGTGGTCATGAACCGCAACGGCGAAATCGCCGTGGTCGATGAGACCGGACGCGAGCGGGAACGCTATGGTGTTGTTTATGGGGCAAAACTTCCCATCGCCGATGGAGGCGAGGTCAAGCCCGGCTCGCTGCTTGCCGAGTGGGATCCCTATACCATCCCGGTGCTCACCGAGATCGGCGGCCGGGTGCGTTTCGGCGACCTGATCGAGGGCGTCACCATGGAAGAGCAGCTTGATGAGGTGACCGGTCTTTCCCGCAAGGTGGTCATCGAGTCCAAGGATCCCGACAAGCGTCCGCGCATTACCCTCAAGGACGAATCCGGTAAGACCATTAAGCTGCCCAACGGTGCTCCGGCGCGCTACATGCTGCCGGTGGGGGCCAACATTACCGTCTCCGACGATGCGCTGGCCAAGGCCGGGGGCGTTCTGGCCAAGATTCCTCGCGAGACCACCAAGACCAAGGACATCACCGGCGGTCTGCCGCGCGTTGCCGAACTCTTCGAGGCGCGCAAGCCCAAGGAGTTTGCGGTCATTGCCGAAATTGACGGTATTGTTTCCTTTGGTAAGGACTCCAAGGGCAAGCGCAAGGTCATCGTGACGCCGGAATTCGGCGAGCCCAAGGAGTATTTGATTCCCAAGGGCAAGCACATCAGCGTGCACGAAGGCGACCATGTGAGGGCCGGCGAACTACTGATGGACGGCTCCAGCAATCCCCATGACATTCTGCGCGTTCTGGGTGAAAAGGAGCTGGCCAAGTATCTTGTCGACGAGGTTCAGGAGGTCTATCGGCTCCAGGGCGTCAAGATCAACGACAAGCACATCGAGACCATCGTGCGCCAGATGCTCAAGCGGATTCGCATCAAGGAGGTCGGTGATACCAAGTTCCTCCTTGACGACCAGGTGGACCGCTACGAATTCGAGGAGGAAAACAATCGCGCCCTGGCCGAAGGCAAGCAACCTGCCGTCGGCGAGCCGCTGATGCTCGGGATCACCAAGGCGTCGCTGTCCACGGAATCCTTCATTTCGGCGGCTTCCTTCCAGGAGACGACCAAGGTTCTGACCCAGGCCGCGATTGAAGGCAAGATCGACTTTTTGCGCGGCCTCAAGGAAAACGTCATCATGGGCCGGCTGATTCCTGCCGGCACCGGCGTCTCGAAGTACCGTGCGGCCAAGCTGCTCATCGAGGAGCCGGTCGAGGTCGAGCAGCCCTTTGACCTCGATGACGTCGATGAATCCGGCGAAGAGGAGATTCTTGGCGAATAG
- the rpsL gene encoding 30S ribosomal protein S12 codes for MPTINQLIRNGRQKKEKKSTAPALKNNPQKRGVCTRVYTTTPKKPNSALRKVARVRLTNGIVVTSYIPGVGHNLQEHSVVLIRGGRVKDLPGVRYHIVRGSLDLAGVKGRMKSRSKYGAKRPK; via the coding sequence ATGCCGACCATTAATCAGTTGATCCGGAATGGGCGCCAGAAGAAAGAGAAGAAGTCCACCGCTCCGGCCCTCAAGAATAATCCGCAAAAGCGCGGAGTGTGTACGCGGGTCTATACCACAACCCCGAAAAAGCCGAACTCGGCGTTGCGCAAGGTTGCGCGCGTGCGTCTGACTAACGGCATTGTCGTGACCTCCTATATTCCCGGGGTCGGGCACAATCTTCAGGAGCACTCCGTGGTTCTGATTCGCGGCGGCCGCGTCAAGGACCTTCCGGGCGTGCGTTACCATATTGTGCGCGGCTCGTTGGATCTGGCCGGCGTCAAGGGTCGTATGAAGAGTCGTTCCAAGTACGGCGCTAAGCGTCCCAAGTAA
- the rpsG gene encoding 30S ribosomal protein S7 produces the protein MPRRREVAKRQILPDPKFNDQLVAKFINAVMLDGKKSTAERIVYGALDLAAERTGEQQLDIFKKAVENVRPVLEVKSRRVGGATYQVPVEVRHDRRNALALRWIRTYAAARGEKTMRERLAGELVDAMNARGASVKKREDTHRMAEANKAFAHYRW, from the coding sequence ATGCCGAGAAGAAGAGAAGTCGCCAAGCGCCAGATACTGCCCGATCCCAAGTTCAACGATCAGTTGGTGGCCAAGTTCATCAATGCGGTTATGCTTGACGGCAAAAAGAGTACCGCCGAGCGCATCGTGTATGGCGCGCTGGATTTGGCCGCGGAGCGTACGGGTGAGCAGCAGCTGGACATCTTTAAGAAGGCTGTTGAAAACGTGCGGCCGGTTTTGGAGGTCAAGTCGCGGCGTGTTGGTGGTGCGACTTATCAGGTGCCGGTCGAGGTGCGTCATGATCGTCGCAATGCCTTGGCGCTGCGCTGGATTAGGACCTATGCCGCTGCTCGGGGTGAGAAGACCATGCGCGAGCGGTTGGCCGGCGAGCTCGTTGATGCCATGAATGCGCGCGGTGCCTCGGTGAAGAAGCGTGAGGACACGCATCGTATGGCCGAGGCCAACAAGGCCTTTGCGCATTACCGCTGGTAG
- the fusA gene encoding elongation factor G: MARQVPLQRTRNIGIMAHIDAGKTTTTERILFYTGVSHKLGEVHDGAATMDWMAQEQERGITITSAATTCFWREHRINIIDTPGHVDFTIEVERSLRVLDGAIAVFCSVGGVEPQSETVWRQADKYGVPRMAYVNKMDRVGADFGRGLQMMRDRLGAHPVPIQLPIGKEENFRGVVDLVEMKAIVWDDESLGAKYDVIEIPADMVDEVQEAREKLLEEISSVDDALMEKYLGGEELTVAEIREGVRKATLTLAFVPVVCGSSFKNKGVQTLLDAVVDYMPAPVDVPAIKGVDPHSGAEITRPADDNGPFAALAFKIMTDPFVGQLTFFRVYSGVAESGAAVLNTTKDKKERFGRLLKMHANKREEIKLVYSGDIAAAVGLKYTTTGDTLCDDKASCLLESMEFPEPVISIAVEPKTKGDQEKMGIALGKLAQEDPSLRIHTDEETGQTIISGMGELHLEIIVDRMLREFKVGANIGAPQVAYRETITKKVEVEGKFVRQSGGRGQYGHCWLRIEPLEPGEGFKFVDEIKGGVIPREYIPAVGKGAEEAAQNGVLAGFPLVDVKVAVFDGSYHDVDSSEMAFKIAGSMGFKEGAAKAAPVLLEPIMSVEVVVPEEYMGDVMGDLNSRRGRIMGMDSRGGAQVIAANVPLANMFGYATDLRSATQGRATYTMTFDHYEPVPRAIADEVIAKVKG, encoded by the coding sequence GTGGCACGACAGGTACCCCTGCAAAGAACGCGCAATATCGGCATTATGGCCCATATTGACGCGGGCAAGACAACGACGACCGAGCGGATTCTATTCTACACCGGTGTGTCTCACAAGTTGGGCGAGGTCCATGACGGCGCGGCCACCATGGACTGGATGGCTCAAGAGCAGGAGCGCGGCATCACCATCACCTCGGCGGCCACGACCTGCTTCTGGCGCGAGCATCGCATCAATATTATCGATACTCCGGGGCACGTCGATTTTACCATCGAGGTTGAGCGCTCCCTGCGGGTGCTCGACGGCGCGATCGCGGTCTTCTGTTCCGTCGGTGGTGTCGAGCCTCAGTCGGAAACGGTCTGGCGTCAGGCGGACAAGTACGGCGTGCCGCGCATGGCCTATGTGAACAAGATGGACCGCGTTGGGGCGGACTTCGGCCGGGGGTTGCAGATGATGCGCGATCGCCTGGGTGCGCATCCGGTGCCCATCCAGTTGCCCATCGGCAAGGAAGAAAACTTTCGCGGCGTGGTCGATCTGGTCGAAATGAAGGCCATTGTCTGGGATGATGAGTCTCTTGGGGCCAAATACGACGTTATCGAGATTCCGGCCGATATGGTCGACGAGGTGCAGGAGGCGCGTGAGAAGTTGCTCGAGGAGATTTCCTCGGTCGATGATGCGCTCATGGAGAAATATCTTGGCGGCGAGGAGTTGACCGTTGCCGAGATTCGCGAGGGAGTGCGTAAGGCGACCTTGACGCTTGCCTTTGTGCCGGTGGTGTGTGGCTCTTCCTTTAAGAACAAGGGTGTTCAGACGCTGCTGGATGCGGTGGTTGACTATATGCCCGCGCCCGTCGACGTACCTGCCATCAAGGGTGTGGATCCGCATAGTGGTGCCGAGATCACTCGTCCTGCCGACGACAACGGGCCCTTTGCCGCTCTGGCGTTCAAAATTATGACCGACCCCTTCGTCGGGCAGTTGACCTTTTTCCGGGTCTATTCCGGTGTTGCCGAGTCGGGCGCGGCCGTTCTCAATACGACCAAGGACAAGAAAGAGCGCTTTGGTCGACTGTTGAAGATGCACGCCAATAAGCGCGAGGAGATCAAGCTGGTCTACTCGGGGGATATTGCCGCGGCGGTCGGGCTGAAATACACCACCACCGGAGATACCCTTTGCGACGACAAGGCGTCTTGTCTGCTTGAATCCATGGAGTTCCCCGAGCCGGTCATCAGCATTGCCGTGGAACCCAAGACCAAGGGCGACCAGGAGAAGATGGGCATTGCCCTTGGTAAGCTGGCCCAGGAGGATCCCTCTTTGCGGATCCACACTGATGAGGAAACTGGTCAGACGATCATTTCGGGCATGGGTGAGTTGCATCTCGAAATCATTGTCGATCGCATGCTGCGCGAGTTCAAGGTCGGCGCCAACATCGGTGCGCCCCAGGTCGCCTACCGCGAAACGATCACCAAGAAAGTGGAGGTCGAGGGGAAGTTCGTGCGCCAGTCCGGTGGGCGTGGGCAGTACGGTCACTGCTGGCTGCGCATCGAGCCGCTTGAGCCTGGGGAGGGTTTCAAGTTCGTCGACGAAATCAAGGGTGGGGTTATCCCGCGCGAATATATCCCCGCGGTCGGCAAGGGTGCCGAGGAGGCCGCTCAAAATGGCGTGCTGGCCGGCTTCCCCCTGGTCGATGTTAAGGTTGCGGTCTTCGATGGTTCCTATCACGATGTCGACTCTTCCGAGATGGCGTTCAAGATTGCTGGCTCCATGGGCTTCAAGGAAGGTGCCGCCAAGGCCGCGCCCGTGTTGCTCGAGCCTATCATGAGCGTCGAGGTGGTTGTGCCCGAGGAATACATGGGCGATGTCATGGGCGATCTTAATAGTCGTCGTGGCCGCATCATGGGTATGGATTCCCGAGGCGGTGCTCAGGTGATCGCGGCCAATGTGCCTCTGGCTAATATGTTCGGCTACGCGACCGATTTGCGCAGTGCCACTCAGGGTCGCGCGACCTACACCATGACTTTCGACCATTACGAACCTGTACCCAGAGCGATCGCGGATGAAGTCATCGCCAAGGTCAAGGGCTGA
- the tuf gene encoding elongation factor Tu — translation MAKAKFERTKPHVNIGTIGHVDHGKTTLTAAITKVLAEAGGAEFKAFDQIDNAPEERERGITIATAHVEYQTENRHYAHVDCPGHADYVKNMITGAAQMDGAILVVSAADGPMPQTREHILLARQVGVPAMVVFLNKVDMVDDEELLELVELEIRELLSVYDFPGDDIPIVKGSALAALEGRDDEIGKNAIMELMAAVDSYIPEPERAIDRPFLCPIEDVFSISGRGTVVTGRVERGIVKVGEEVEIVGMKPTVKTVVTGVEMFRKLLDQGQAGDNVGVLLRGVKREDVERGQVLAKPGSITPHTKFKAEAYILTKEEGGRHTPFFKGYRPQFYFRTTDVTGIVELPEGVEMVMPGDNIAMTVNLITPIAMDKELRFAIREGGRTVGAGVVSDIIE, via the coding sequence ATGGCTAAAGCAAAATTCGAAAGAACCAAACCGCATGTAAACATCGGCACCATCGGCCACGTCGACCATGGGAAGACCACCCTGACCGCGGCCATCACCAAGGTGCTGGCCGAGGCCGGCGGCGCCGAGTTCAAGGCGTTCGATCAGATCGACAACGCTCCCGAGGAGCGTGAGCGCGGCATCACCATCGCCACCGCCCACGTTGAGTATCAGACCGAGAATCGCCATTACGCCCACGTCGACTGCCCGGGCCATGCCGACTACGTCAAGAATATGATCACCGGCGCGGCGCAGATGGACGGCGCCATCCTGGTGGTGTCGGCCGCCGACGGCCCCATGCCCCAGACCCGCGAGCACATCCTGCTCGCCCGCCAGGTCGGCGTGCCCGCCATGGTGGTGTTTCTCAACAAGGTCGACATGGTCGACGACGAGGAGCTGCTGGAGCTGGTCGAGCTTGAGATCCGCGAGCTGCTGAGCGTTTACGACTTCCCCGGCGATGACATTCCCATCGTCAAGGGCTCGGCGCTGGCGGCGCTGGAAGGTCGCGACGACGAAATCGGCAAGAATGCCATTATGGAGCTGATGGCCGCAGTCGACAGCTACATCCCCGAGCCCGAGCGTGCCATCGATCGGCCGTTTTTGTGCCCCATCGAGGACGTGTTTTCCATTTCCGGCCGCGGCACCGTGGTCACCGGGCGTGTGGAGCGCGGCATCGTCAAGGTCGGCGAAGAGGTTGAAATCGTCGGCATGAAGCCCACGGTCAAGACCGTGGTCACTGGTGTCGAGATGTTCCGCAAGCTCCTCGATCAGGGTCAGGCCGGCGACAACGTCGGGGTGCTGTTGCGCGGCGTCAAGCGTGAGGACGTGGAGCGCGGTCAGGTTCTGGCCAAGCCCGGTTCGATCACTCCGCACACCAAGTTCAAGGCCGAAGCCTACATTCTGACCAAGGAAGAGGGTGGACGTCATACGCCGTTTTTCAAGGGCTATCGTCCCCAGTTCTACTTCCGCACCACCGATGTGACCGGGATCGTCGAGTTGCCCGAAGGGGTTGAGATGGTTATGCCTGGCGACAACATCGCCATGACCGTGAACCTGATCACGCCCATCGCCATGGACAAGGAACTGCGCTTTGCGATTCGTGAAGGTGGCCGGACAGTCGGCGCCGGGGTCGTCAGCGACATTATTGAATAA
- the rpsJ gene encoding 30S ribosomal protein S10: MPSQKIRIRLKAYDHKLLDLSVSEIVDTAKRTGARVAGPIPLPTVINKYCVLRGPHVDKKSREQFEIRTHKRLLDILEPTQQTVDALMKLDLSAGVDVEIKL, from the coding sequence ATGCCCAGCCAGAAAATAAGAATTCGTCTTAAGGCTTACGATCATAAACTGCTCGATCTGTCCGTGTCGGAAATCGTTGACACCGCCAAGCGCACGGGTGCGCGTGTTGCCGGGCCGATCCCCTTGCCGACGGTTATCAACAAGTATTGTGTTTTGCGTGGCCCCCACGTCGATAAGAAGAGCCGCGAGCAGTTTGAGATTCGCACCCATAAGCGACTTCTCGATATTCTTGAGCCAACGCAGCAGACCGTTGATGCGCTCATGAAGCTCGACCTCTCGGCCGGCGTCGATGTCGAAATCAAGCTGTAA
- the rplC gene encoding 50S ribosomal protein L3 has translation MSKEILGKKLGMTQVFAADGRRIAVTVVEAGPCVVVQKKTVESDGYNALQIGFGPKSSARVNKPMMGHFKKVGQGAFSHLREVRFENVDDFKPGDQITCAIFAPGDIVDVCGVSKGKGFQGVIKRWNFAGGRATHGSMFHRAPGSIGASAWPSRVFKGKKMAGQMGNKRVTTQNLQIVEIRPEQNLLLIKGAIPGPKNSLVAIRKGIKTK, from the coding sequence ATGAGCAAGGAAATACTCGGGAAGAAACTGGGCATGACCCAGGTGTTTGCCGCGGACGGCCGGCGTATCGCCGTGACCGTTGTCGAAGCCGGTCCCTGTGTGGTTGTGCAGAAAAAGACGGTTGAGAGCGACGGCTACAACGCTTTGCAGATTGGCTTCGGGCCTAAGAGTTCCGCGCGGGTTAATAAGCCGATGATGGGGCATTTTAAAAAGGTCGGCCAGGGTGCTTTTAGTCACCTGCGCGAGGTGCGTTTTGAGAATGTTGACGACTTCAAGCCCGGTGACCAGATTACCTGCGCCATTTTCGCGCCCGGCGATATCGTTGACGTTTGTGGCGTGAGCAAGGGCAAGGGCTTTCAGGGCGTTATCAAGCGCTGGAATTTTGCCGGCGGGCGTGCGACCCATGGGTCGATGTTCCACCGTGCTCCCGGTTCCATTGGCGCCAGCGCCTGGCCTTCACGTGTCTTCAAGGGCAAAAAAATGGCCGGGCAAATGGGCAATAAAAGGGTGACCACTCAGAATTTGCAGATTGTGGAGATTCGCCCCGAGCAGAATCTGCTGCTTATTAAAGGTGCTATTCCCGGTCCCAAGAACAGTCTGGTGGCGATCCGCAAGGGCATCAAAACCAAATAA
- the rplD gene encoding 50S ribosomal protein L4, with the protein MATVPVFDINKNKVSDLEISDDLFNTDVKEYLIHQMVRYQRASWRQGTAKTKTRSEVSGGGKKPYRQKGTGNARQGTIRAPHFVGGGSVFGPKPRDYQFKLNRKVKKAALRCALSARFKEDRMTVLSAIELEKISTKMFAEVLKRFDIDNVLVVIEEANPLVELSARNLPAVKVLRAEGVNVYDLMKHRHLVLTQGAVSQLEGALQI; encoded by the coding sequence ATGGCAACAGTTCCTGTTTTCGATATCAACAAGAATAAGGTCTCTGATCTTGAGATCTCCGATGATCTTTTCAATACCGATGTCAAGGAGTACTTGATCCACCAGATGGTGCGTTATCAGCGCGCCTCCTGGCGGCAGGGTACGGCTAAAACCAAGACTCGCAGCGAGGTGTCGGGTGGCGGCAAGAAGCCCTATCGCCAGAAAGGCACCGGTAATGCGCGCCAGGGCACTATTCGCGCCCCTCATTTTGTCGGTGGCGGCAGTGTGTTTGGGCCCAAGCCTCGGGATTACCAGTTCAAGTTGAACCGCAAGGTTAAAAAGGCCGCCCTGCGTTGCGCGCTCTCCGCGCGCTTCAAGGAAGACCGCATGACCGTGCTTTCAGCCATTGAGCTTGAGAAAATCAGCACCAAAATGTTCGCCGAAGTGCTCAAGCGGTTCGACATCGACAATGTGCTGGTGGTTATCGAGGAGGCCAACCCCCTCGTTGAGCTTTCCGCTCGGAACCTTCCCGCTGTCAAAGTGCTGCGTGCCGAAGGTGTTAATGTATACGATCTGATGAAGCATCGCCACCTGGTGTTGACCCAGGGCGCTGTTTCCCAGTTGGAAGGAGCTTTGCAGATATGA
- the rplW gene encoding 50S ribosomal protein L23: MKPLHQIIRKPLITEKTSLQKEVGQVVVFEVERAANKIEIKQAVEKAFDVKVKNVNTVVVAGKVKRRGLVVGKRSNRKKAYVTLEEGSNIDFFGV, translated from the coding sequence ATGAAACCCTTGCATCAGATCATTCGCAAGCCTTTGATCACCGAAAAGACCAGCCTGCAAAAGGAAGTTGGTCAAGTGGTGGTTTTCGAGGTGGAGCGCGCAGCCAACAAGATTGAAATCAAACAAGCCGTGGAGAAGGCCTTCGACGTCAAGGTTAAGAACGTCAATACGGTGGTGGTCGCCGGCAAGGTCAAGCGGCGCGGGTTGGTTGTCGGCAAGCGTTCCAACCGGAAGAAGGCCTATGTAACCCTCGAGGAGGGGAGCAACATCGACTTTTTCGGTGTTTAA